From one Anopheles cruzii chromosome 3, idAnoCruzAS_RS32_06, whole genome shotgun sequence genomic stretch:
- the LOC128275255 gene encoding probable RNA-binding protein EIF1AD: MSRVTKIKHVLKEQEADEFDVPKENQSIVRIVASRGNNLHEVETAQEGEERFLVSMPVKFRKNVWIKRGDFVLVEPIEEGNKVKAEICRILTPEHIKVFEQEGVWPRKFSRKRELEEDVDEDGLVRNTNRKFVAENESEDDDSEED; this comes from the coding sequence ATGTCCCGTGTAACGAAAATAAAGCACGTCCTCAAGGAGCAGGAAGCGGACGAGTTCGATGTGCCGAAGGAAAACCAAAGCATTGTGCGCATCGTCGCCAGCCGCGGCAACAACCTGCACGAAGTGGAAACGGCGCAGGAGGGCGAAGAGCGGTTCCTGGTGTCGATGCCGGTAAAGTTTCGCAAAAATGTGTGGATCAAGCGCGGCGACTTTGTGCTGGTGGAACCGATCGAGGAGGGCAACAAAGTGAAAGCCGAAATCTGCCGGATACTGACGCCGGAGCACATCAAGGTTTTCGAGCAAGAGGGCGTTTGGCCGCGAAAGTTCAGCAGAAAGCGCGAACTGGAGGAAGACGTGGATGAGGACGGTCTCGTGCGGAACACGAACCGGAAGTTTGTCGCAGAGAACGAGTCCGAAGACGATGATAGCGAGGAGGATTGA